One Vibrio campbellii CAIM 519 = NBRC 15631 = ATCC 25920 genomic window carries:
- a CDS encoding SPOR domain-containing protein — protein sequence MSFAHVLELDSQTELLDRLSLLTNFGSNLIAVNGQTGYGKSWLAQRYLELGASNKNQCLLLCHSNQDDVQRRMLILSQIVSDALFNQQDTLLDSLERILGNEACDIAIVVDDAHLLSETLVSELWMLVLAAQANPKWKINILLFTQSGRLESVLLRISYGQELKPVELDIEMLSEVEARCFFESLVIRYVDDESEKRVRDAFKKVDPVPGDIMALGEMKVEKRIIIRSIVGSPLNIALVVLVLLLLAAGGYWWMYNQPSPDDKAQQITGAIEQTAIPTLSESRATSGADSTMSNEAEDSTVLTDATDDSDSLPPTVTDEVASVGMEDKQQRVVIESDVVDALLEGKPEEADTDEIKQLVEESVPQAQSSSSSSLINVVQTGEQSAEAQVMPTKPVVKFSFAREELKALSPRGYTLQLGAMTAMEDVQAFLDKYDLNGKVRIYPTVRSGTEWYIITYQDYPTIQLARDAVESLPDALKSLSPWAKSLGQVHREIDRVK from the coding sequence ATGAGTTTCGCTCACGTTCTTGAATTGGATTCGCAAACCGAGCTTTTAGACAGATTAAGCTTGTTGACCAATTTTGGTTCTAACTTGATCGCAGTAAATGGCCAAACTGGGTACGGAAAGTCTTGGTTGGCACAGCGATATCTTGAACTCGGTGCAAGTAACAAAAACCAATGTTTGTTACTTTGTCATTCAAATCAAGATGATGTGCAGCGTCGTATGCTCATCTTGAGCCAGATTGTTTCTGATGCACTGTTCAATCAGCAAGATACGTTGCTTGATAGTTTGGAGCGTATCTTAGGTAATGAAGCGTGTGATATCGCGATTGTGGTTGATGATGCGCACTTGTTGAGTGAAACACTGGTCTCAGAATTATGGATGTTGGTGCTAGCAGCACAAGCGAATCCAAAATGGAAAATCAACATCTTACTGTTTACTCAAAGTGGGCGTTTGGAATCGGTATTGTTGCGTATCAGCTACGGGCAAGAACTTAAGCCAGTTGAACTCGATATTGAGATGTTGTCAGAAGTTGAAGCGCGTTGCTTTTTTGAATCTTTGGTAATTCGATATGTCGACGATGAATCAGAAAAGCGCGTTCGAGATGCATTTAAGAAAGTCGACCCGGTTCCGGGGGACATCATGGCGTTAGGAGAGATGAAAGTGGAAAAAAGGATCATTATCCGCTCAATTGTAGGCTCACCCCTTAATATCGCATTGGTTGTATTGGTGCTGCTATTGTTAGCTGCTGGTGGCTATTGGTGGATGTACAATCAGCCGAGCCCTGATGATAAAGCACAGCAAATCACTGGCGCTATTGAGCAAACGGCGATTCCAACCCTAAGCGAATCTCGAGCTACCAGTGGCGCAGATTCGACGATGAGCAACGAAGCTGAAGATAGCACGGTGCTTACTGATGCGACGGATGACTCTGATTCATTACCACCAACCGTAACGGATGAAGTGGCGAGTGTTGGCATGGAAGACAAGCAACAACGTGTTGTGATTGAGTCTGATGTGGTGGATGCATTGCTCGAGGGTAAGCCAGAAGAAGCGGATACTGATGAAATCAAACAACTGGTTGAAGAATCGGTTCCTCAAGCGCAAAGCAGCTCGAGTTCTTCGCTCATCAATGTTGTTCAGACAGGTGAACAGTCTGCAGAAGCTCAAGTTATGCCAACTAAACCAGTGGTGAAGTTCTCTTTTGCTCGTGAAGAGCTTAAGGCCTTATCGCCACGCGGCTATACGCTACAGCTCGGTGCGATGACCGCAATGGAAGATGTGCAAGCGTTTCTCGATAAATACGACTTAAACGGTAAGGTAAGAATTTACCCAACGGTGCGCAGTGGAACGGAATGGTACATCATCACTTACCAAGATTACCCAACCATTCAATTGGCTCGTGACGCAGTCGAAAGCTTACCGGATGCGCTTAAATCGCTGAGTCCTTGGGCAAAATCCTTGGGTCAGGTGCATCGTGAAATTGATCGCGTGAAATAA
- the aroB gene encoding 3-dehydroquinate synthase: MERITVNLAERSYPISIGAGLFEDPAYLSQILSNKNANQKVVVISNVTVAPLYAEKILGQLEQLCCDASLLELPDGEQYKSLDTFNQVMNFLLEGSYARDVVIIALGGGVIGDLVGFASACYQRGVDFIQIPTTLLSQVDSSVGGKTAVNHPLGKNMIGAFYQPKAVIIDTNCLSTLPEREFAAGIAEVIKYGIIYDGAFFDWLEENLDRLYALDEEALTYAIARCCEIKAEVVAQDEKESGIRALLNLGHTFGHAIEAELGYGNWLHGEAVSSGTVMAAKTSHLRGLISQEQLDRIINIMRRAKLPVHTPDTMSFDDFMTHMMRDKKVLSGQLRLVLPTGIGSAEVIADTPQDIIKQAIDFGRDI; this comes from the coding sequence ATGGAACGGATTACGGTCAATCTAGCAGAGCGTAGCTACCCAATCTCAATTGGCGCCGGGTTATTTGAAGACCCGGCGTACCTTTCTCAAATTCTTTCAAACAAAAACGCAAATCAGAAAGTTGTCGTGATCAGTAATGTCACGGTTGCTCCACTGTATGCGGAAAAAATTCTTGGTCAGCTTGAACAGCTCTGTTGTGATGCCTCATTACTTGAATTGCCTGATGGTGAGCAATACAAAAGCCTAGACACGTTTAATCAAGTCATGAACTTCCTGCTAGAGGGAAGCTACGCACGCGATGTAGTGATTATTGCATTGGGTGGCGGTGTTATTGGCGATCTCGTTGGGTTCGCGTCTGCATGTTACCAACGTGGTGTGGATTTCATCCAGATTCCAACCACATTGTTGTCTCAAGTGGATTCATCTGTAGGTGGTAAAACCGCAGTTAACCACCCGCTAGGCAAAAACATGATTGGTGCTTTTTATCAACCTAAAGCGGTTATCATCGATACCAACTGTCTATCGACGCTCCCAGAGCGTGAGTTTGCAGCAGGTATTGCTGAGGTGATCAAGTACGGCATTATTTACGATGGTGCTTTCTTCGATTGGTTAGAAGAGAATCTTGATCGTCTATATGCATTGGATGAAGAGGCACTGACTTACGCGATTGCACGTTGTTGTGAAATCAAAGCGGAAGTTGTAGCACAAGATGAGAAAGAGTCAGGCATTCGAGCACTGCTGAACTTGGGCCATACCTTTGGTCATGCGATTGAAGCTGAACTTGGTTATGGCAACTGGCTACACGGTGAAGCGGTATCTTCCGGTACAGTGATGGCGGCGAAAACCTCTCACTTGCGTGGATTGATTTCGCAAGAGCAACTGGACCGCATCATCAATATTATGCGCCGCGCTAAACTGCCTGTGCATACGCCAGATACAATGAGCTTTGATGATTTCATGACGCACATGATGCGTGATAAGAAAGTCTTATCCGGTCAGCTGCGTTTAGTTCTGCCAACGGGCATCGGCAGTGCCGAAGTCATTGCAGACACACCGCAAGATATCATCAAACAAGCTATCGACTTCGGTCGTGACATTTAA
- the aroK gene encoding shikimate kinase AroK, whose translation MAEKRNIFLVGPMGAGKSTIGRHLAQQLHMEFVDSDTVIEERTGADIAWVFDVEGEEGFRKREEAVLEDLTQEQGIVLATGGGSVKSKENRNRLSARGVVVYLETTIEKQLARTNRDKKRPLLQTDNPREVLESLAGERNPLYEEVADYTVRTDDQSAKVVANQIVKMLEER comes from the coding sequence ATGGCTGAGAAACGTAATATTTTCCTTGTTGGCCCAATGGGCGCCGGCAAAAGTACAATTGGTAGACACCTAGCACAGCAACTGCATATGGAGTTCGTGGACTCTGATACAGTGATCGAAGAACGCACTGGTGCAGATATCGCTTGGGTTTTTGATGTTGAAGGTGAAGAAGGCTTCCGCAAACGCGAAGAAGCTGTACTCGAAGACCTAACTCAAGAGCAAGGCATCGTGCTAGCAACGGGCGGTGGCTCTGTTAAGAGCAAAGAAAACCGCAACCGTCTTTCAGCACGTGGTGTTGTTGTTTACCTAGAAACAACTATTGAAAAGCAACTTGCTCGCACAAACCGCGACAAGAAGCGTCCTCTACTTCAAACTGACAACCCTCGTGAAGTATTGGAAAGTTTGGCAGGCGAACGTAACCCTCTATACGAAGAAGTAGCGGATTACACAGTTCGTACTGACGATCAGAGTGCAAAAGTGGTAGCCAACCAGATCGTAAAAATGCTAGAAGAGAGATAA
- a CDS encoding type IV pilus secretin PilQ: MKMRHGLTLTPRKLTGLFYLWFSLLLAPFVAAEEVQSNSLKSIDFRTNKDKDAVIVVELASPAAIVDIKRVQEGLSIDLLNTSVKDDQLYLLDVKDFSTVVESVEVFRDTSTTRLVAYIDEDYSHDYRLTGRYLEVKVGKLKANEKALDKSILEKEGKLISINFQDIPVRNVLQLIADYNQFNLVVSDSVEGNLTLRFDGVPWQQVLDIILQVKGLDKRVDGNVILVAPKDELDLREKQQLEKQKLEKEIGELSSEIIKVNFAKASDIAEMINGEGNISMLSDRGSMTIDERTNSLLIRELPENIEVIREIIESLDIPVKQVQIEARIVTINEGNMDELGVRWGFTSINGSHTVGGSIENNLATIGLYDGGGDGEGDDGGSSVGIDDFLNVNLAATSPNATSIAFQVAKLGSDTLLDLELSALQQESKAEIISSPRLITTNKKPAYIEQGTEIPYLESSSSGATSVTFKKAVLSLKVTPQITPDNRLVLDLSVTQDRPGQVVKTGTGEAVAIDTQRIGTQVLVNNGETVVLGGIFQHSITNSVDKVPLLGDLPLLGALFHRSYENVGKSELLIFVTPKVVIQ, from the coding sequence ATGAAAATGAGACACGGATTAACACTGACACCAAGGAAGCTAACAGGGCTCTTCTATTTATGGTTCTCTCTACTTTTAGCCCCTTTTGTCGCAGCAGAAGAAGTACAGTCTAACTCGCTTAAGAGCATCGACTTCCGTACGAACAAAGACAAAGACGCCGTGATTGTGGTTGAGCTCGCATCACCCGCTGCAATTGTTGATATTAAACGCGTACAAGAAGGCTTGAGTATCGACTTACTCAACACCTCCGTTAAAGATGACCAGCTTTACCTACTTGATGTGAAAGATTTCTCGACGGTTGTCGAGAGCGTTGAGGTATTCCGCGATACTTCTACAACACGTCTGGTGGCTTATATCGATGAGGACTATTCTCACGACTACCGTCTTACTGGTCGTTATTTAGAGGTAAAGGTTGGCAAGCTTAAAGCCAACGAAAAAGCGCTGGATAAAAGCATTTTGGAAAAAGAAGGCAAGCTAATTTCGATTAACTTCCAAGACATTCCTGTGCGAAACGTGTTGCAACTTATCGCCGACTACAATCAATTTAACTTGGTCGTCTCTGACTCGGTCGAGGGTAACTTGACCTTGCGTTTTGATGGTGTGCCTTGGCAGCAAGTACTCGACATTATCCTGCAAGTGAAAGGGTTAGATAAGCGTGTTGATGGCAATGTCATTCTCGTCGCACCAAAAGATGAATTGGATCTGCGCGAGAAGCAGCAACTCGAAAAGCAAAAGCTAGAGAAAGAGATCGGTGAGCTTTCATCAGAGATCATCAAGGTGAACTTCGCTAAAGCGTCAGACATTGCTGAGATGATCAATGGAGAGGGCAACATCAGTATGCTTTCAGATCGAGGCAGCATGACCATTGATGAGCGTACCAACTCGTTATTGATTCGTGAGTTACCTGAGAATATTGAAGTGATTCGCGAGATCATAGAATCATTGGATATTCCTGTAAAACAGGTTCAGATTGAAGCACGTATTGTGACTATTAATGAAGGTAACATGGACGAACTTGGCGTTCGTTGGGGCTTCACTTCCATTAATGGCAGTCATACTGTGGGTGGTTCAATTGAGAATAACCTTGCGACAATCGGCCTGTACGATGGCGGCGGTGACGGTGAAGGTGATGACGGTGGCAGCAGTGTGGGTATTGATGACTTTCTCAACGTTAACCTTGCCGCGACCAGTCCAAATGCGACCAGTATAGCCTTCCAAGTTGCTAAGTTAGGTTCGGACACCTTACTAGATTTGGAACTTTCGGCGCTGCAACAAGAATCGAAAGCAGAAATTATTTCTAGCCCACGTTTGATAACCACGAATAAGAAGCCAGCTTACATTGAGCAGGGTACCGAGATCCCTTACCTTGAATCTTCTTCCAGTGGTGCGACTTCTGTGACGTTCAAAAAAGCGGTATTGAGCTTGAAAGTGACGCCACAGATTACGCCTGACAACCGTTTGGTGTTGGATTTGAGTGTTACGCAAGACAGACCGGGCCAAGTGGTAAAAACAGGCACTGGTGAGGCGGTGGCGATAGATACGCAACGTATTGGTACACAGGTTTTAGTTAATAATGGCGAGACAGTCGTGTTGGGCGGTATTTTTCAACACAGCATTACAAACTCCGTCGATAAGGTGCCTTTATTAGGTGATTTGCCGCTGTTAGGTGCGCTTTTCCATCGAAGTTACGAAAATGTCGGTAAAAGTGAACTACTGATTTTTGTTACACCTAAAGTTGTGATTCAGTAA
- a CDS encoding pilus assembly protein PilP — translation MRNKSLLMVCMVSLLSGCQANDESLTDFIRGVENQARRDVAKLQPTEEYVVVSYEPEILRAPFELPKEATISTQPVARQDCWQPPSRKRTDKLERFPLNQLRLKGVMGMGSSVSGLVQAPNGIVYKVKPGQYLGRNNGKVTHVSHSYLLINETLPDGLGCWQKRKVKLALR, via the coding sequence ATGCGAAATAAATCTTTGCTGATGGTTTGTATGGTGAGTCTGCTGAGTGGTTGCCAAGCCAATGATGAGTCACTAACCGACTTTATTCGCGGTGTAGAAAACCAAGCACGCCGTGATGTCGCCAAACTCCAGCCGACTGAAGAATATGTAGTGGTGAGTTACGAGCCTGAAATTTTGCGTGCCCCTTTTGAACTGCCAAAAGAGGCCACCATCTCAACTCAACCTGTTGCGAGGCAAGACTGTTGGCAACCGCCGTCAAGAAAGCGCACAGACAAACTGGAACGTTTCCCACTCAACCAACTTCGCCTTAAGGGTGTGATGGGAATGGGCAGCAGCGTCTCGGGTTTGGTTCAAGCTCCGAATGGCATAGTTTACAAAGTGAAGCCAGGTCAATACCTCGGACGTAACAATGGCAAGGTAACCCACGTATCCCACAGCTATTTATTGATTAATGAAACCTTGCCAGACGGTTTAGGTTGTTGGCAAAAGCGCAAAGTGAAGTTGGCGTTGAGATAG
- a CDS encoding type 4a pilus biogenesis protein PilO codes for MVNWQDLEMDEIAEWPLVPQLVAILLMVVLIQGFGYWFYLKPEEARLNTLIQEEQTIKVALRIKANKVAALPQLQSQLDELTTRYELLLQQLPAQKELATMLASVNELGIDNKLTFTRIDWGDKESEHFLYRLPLNIELTGDFHDIGRFSQAIATLPRIITFQDVTWQRVSQESETLHFRVRANTYQFKPEEKKDAK; via the coding sequence ATGGTTAATTGGCAAGACCTAGAAATGGATGAAATCGCTGAATGGCCGCTGGTACCTCAGTTGGTGGCGATTCTTCTTATGGTGGTGTTGATCCAAGGTTTTGGTTACTGGTTTTATTTGAAGCCAGAGGAAGCTCGCCTTAATACCTTGATCCAAGAAGAGCAGACTATAAAAGTCGCGCTGAGGATCAAAGCCAATAAAGTCGCTGCACTGCCGCAGCTTCAGTCACAACTTGATGAACTGACCACCCGCTATGAACTGCTTTTGCAACAACTGCCGGCACAGAAAGAATTGGCGACCATGCTAGCGTCGGTTAATGAACTCGGCATCGATAACAAGCTGACATTTACGCGTATTGATTGGGGAGATAAAGAGTCAGAGCACTTCCTTTACCGTTTGCCGCTCAATATTGAGCTAACGGGTGACTTCCATGACATCGGTCGTTTTTCACAGGCCATCGCCACCTTACCACGCATCATCACATTTCAAGATGTAACTTGGCAGCGAGTCAGTCAAGAGAGTGAAACCTTGCACTTCCGTGTAAGAGCAAACACTTACCAATTCAAACCAGAGGAAAAGAAAGATGCGAAATAA
- a CDS encoding PilN domain-containing protein: MLYHINLLAWRENQREEHRRRFIGLILLGAIAALGVQWGIGKYYQYQQDQQQQRFDYLAHYISQLDKRIEAMKIAEQEHSKILERLKTVEGLQNGRNKTTEFMNLMPSVIPEGVYVDKIKMNDYEIEISGISDSTSRLATMLDNMERSAKLLDVDMHSIVHGKALFGKEFQTFKVSFMFKDASIKGGKQHG, encoded by the coding sequence ATGCTGTATCACATTAATCTTCTTGCTTGGCGTGAAAACCAACGTGAAGAGCATCGTCGTCGTTTTATTGGCTTGATTTTACTCGGGGCGATCGCTGCTCTGGGCGTGCAATGGGGGATCGGTAAGTACTACCAATACCAACAAGATCAGCAGCAACAGCGCTTCGATTATCTTGCTCACTATATCTCTCAACTCGATAAACGTATTGAAGCCATGAAGATAGCAGAGCAAGAGCACAGCAAAATTCTAGAGCGCTTAAAGACCGTTGAGGGGCTGCAAAATGGGCGCAATAAAACCACTGAGTTTATGAACCTGATGCCCTCAGTGATCCCTGAAGGCGTCTATGTCGATAAGATCAAAATGAACGACTACGAGATTGAGATCTCGGGTATTTCTGATAGCACCTCTCGTCTTGCCACCATGCTCGATAATATGGAGCGTTCTGCCAAGCTTCTGGATGTTGATATGCACTCCATTGTCCATGGTAAAGCGCTCTTTGGTAAAGAGTTCCAGACGTTCAAAGTCTCCTTTATGTTTAAAGATGCCTCTATAAAAGGAGGTAAGCAGCATGGTTAA
- the pilM gene encoding type IV pilus assembly protein PilM, producing MDKLLVTGIDIGHNSLKAVVLKPNGNSYALLGYKEIILKEGIVAENNTINHQEIVKTLKEMKKELPFRARKVAISVPDNAVISKKLQIEQNLEESEKEFAVVQAFSHQSPFPVEELSLDFIKVDTDEQMRGNDSYQVFATRKGVVETRVEALQKSGLKPVLVDVHSQSLGHMWKLVAERFPEKNKYCLLDIGSLNSSFTMFTEQGELFHKEFPCGTRTTGSLFQQDPLADDAQVATDQFNRQIVERVKRQMQLYTSINGSQDIKGVWLSGEGVATPMLAEELSSQLALECELLNPLGLFEMKVSKRKRRAADWQHFTAAAGLAVRGIQWLGGDNAVSH from the coding sequence ATGGATAAGCTATTAGTTACGGGCATAGATATTGGCCATAACAGCCTCAAAGCCGTGGTACTTAAACCCAATGGCAACAGTTACGCACTACTGGGTTACAAAGAAATAATACTTAAGGAAGGTATTGTCGCTGAAAATAACACCATAAATCATCAAGAAATTGTAAAGACCCTTAAAGAGATGAAAAAAGAGCTACCTTTTCGTGCTCGAAAGGTCGCAATTTCAGTTCCAGATAATGCTGTGATCAGTAAAAAGCTGCAGATAGAGCAGAACTTAGAAGAGAGTGAAAAGGAGTTTGCTGTTGTGCAAGCCTTCTCACATCAGTCTCCATTCCCCGTGGAAGAGCTGAGTCTTGACTTCATCAAGGTTGATACGGATGAGCAGATGCGAGGCAATGACAGTTATCAGGTCTTCGCGACTCGTAAAGGCGTGGTAGAAACCCGAGTTGAGGCATTGCAGAAATCAGGCTTGAAACCAGTACTGGTGGACGTGCACTCACAAAGTCTTGGTCATATGTGGAAATTGGTAGCGGAACGTTTTCCTGAAAAGAACAAGTATTGTTTACTGGACATTGGTTCTTTGAATAGTTCTTTCACGATGTTCACCGAACAAGGCGAATTGTTTCATAAAGAATTTCCCTGCGGTACTCGCACTACGGGCAGTTTGTTTCAACAAGATCCATTAGCAGACGATGCACAAGTGGCAACGGATCAATTTAATCGACAAATCGTCGAGCGTGTTAAACGTCAGATGCAGCTCTATACCTCAATTAATGGAAGCCAAGATATAAAAGGCGTTTGGCTTTCGGGAGAGGGCGTTGCAACACCTATGTTGGCCGAGGAGCTGTCTAGCCAGTTGGCACTAGAGTGTGAACTGCTTAATCCGCTTGGTTTGTTTGAAATGAAGGTGTCTAAGCGCAAACGTCGTGCCGCGGATTGGCAACACTTCACTGCTGCAGCCGGACTGGCTGTACGTGGTATTCAGTGGCTAGGAGGTGACAATGCTGTATCACATTAA
- a CDS encoding penicillin-binding protein 1A — protein MKFIKRLLFLTLICIILGVTTIFGFYQYVKPELPDVATLKDVELQTPMQVFSQDGKLIAQFGEKRRIPVTYDEIPQDLIHALIATEDSRFYEHPGIDPIGITRAAVVVALSGSAKQGASTITQQLARNFFLSNEKKIMRKVKEIFIAIHIEQLLTKQEIMELYVNKIFLGYRSYGFGAAAQVYFGKSLNELTLSEIATLGGMPKAPSTLNPLYSLERATNRRNVVLMRMLDEKYITQEQYDEARAEPIVARYHSAEIELSAPYVAELARSWAVKEYGAEKAYTSGLNIYMTVDSKLQDAANKAAINNILAYDERHGYRGAEKVLWKQGETAWDTEQIEKHLKKQPTYGQLYPAVVTKVDDKTAQVWVKNNDEQTIAWTGMNWARKYLTDERQGAVPKSAKQILESGQQIWVREISTTDKDGNTINSWKLSQVPSANTAFVAMNPENGAVLSLVGGFNFVHSKFNRATMSVRQVGSSIKPFIYSAAINKGLTLASLVNDAPINKWDAGSGSAWRPKNSPPTYVGPTRLRIGLAQSKNVMAVRTLREVGLDETREYLTRFGFDIDEVPRSETIALGAGSLTPMKVAQGYSVFANGGYYVEPFYIDHVEDSFGEVLFKANPKVICQHDCPQMEQHVPAEDKFAAEFGEQDVTPENIAPDNALENDTPQYAKQVISAQNAFLMREMMYSNIWGGGSWRDGTGWNGTGWRAQKLERRDIGGKTGTTNDSKDTWYNGYGPGIVAIAWVGFDDHSRTLGRTTVNSNLGKGQISGAESGAKTAEPAWIDFMHAALEGKPQQSKNIPDDIVRVRIDRDSGLLTHKVDGSSMFEYFEKGTEPTEYVGNSLEDSIYSGGGGSEELF, from the coding sequence GTGAAGTTCATAAAGCGTTTATTATTTTTAACATTGATTTGCATAATTCTTGGAGTCACCACAATTTTTGGCTTCTATCAATACGTGAAGCCTGAATTGCCAGATGTTGCAACCTTAAAAGATGTTGAATTACAAACACCTATGCAGGTTTTTAGTCAAGACGGGAAACTGATCGCACAGTTTGGTGAGAAACGCCGAATTCCTGTTACTTACGACGAAATTCCGCAAGATTTAATTCATGCGCTGATCGCGACCGAAGATAGCCGATTTTACGAGCACCCAGGTATCGACCCAATCGGTATTACACGTGCGGCAGTCGTCGTTGCATTATCTGGTTCTGCAAAGCAAGGTGCGAGTACCATTACTCAGCAGCTAGCGCGTAACTTCTTCCTATCCAACGAGAAGAAGATCATGCGTAAAGTGAAAGAGATCTTCATTGCGATTCACATTGAGCAGCTTTTGACGAAGCAAGAGATCATGGAACTGTACGTTAACAAGATCTTCCTTGGTTACCGCTCATACGGTTTCGGTGCCGCAGCTCAGGTTTATTTTGGTAAAAGCCTAAATGAACTCACGCTAAGTGAAATCGCAACGCTTGGTGGTATGCCAAAAGCACCATCAACCTTGAACCCACTCTATTCACTCGAACGTGCAACAAACCGTCGTAATGTCGTTCTGATGCGTATGCTCGATGAGAAATACATCACTCAGGAGCAATACGATGAAGCACGTGCTGAGCCAATTGTCGCTCGCTACCACAGTGCTGAGATTGAGCTTTCTGCCCCATATGTTGCAGAGCTTGCACGCTCATGGGCAGTGAAAGAGTACGGTGCAGAAAAAGCCTATACCTCTGGCTTAAACATCTACATGACAGTAGATTCAAAACTGCAAGACGCAGCAAACAAAGCGGCGATCAATAACATCCTTGCTTACGACGAGCGTCATGGCTACCGCGGTGCTGAGAAAGTATTGTGGAAACAAGGTGAAACCGCTTGGGATACAGAGCAGATTGAAAAACATCTGAAGAAGCAACCGACTTACGGACAACTTTACCCAGCGGTCGTGACTAAAGTCGATGACAAAACAGCGCAAGTTTGGGTCAAGAACAACGATGAACAAACCATCGCTTGGACTGGTATGAACTGGGCTCGTAAGTACCTGACGGATGAACGCCAAGGCGCCGTACCAAAGTCAGCTAAACAGATTTTGGAATCAGGCCAACAAATTTGGGTTCGTGAAATCAGCACAACCGATAAAGACGGCAACACCATCAACAGCTGGAAGCTAAGCCAAGTACCAAGTGCAAACACGGCATTTGTGGCAATGAATCCGGAAAACGGTGCTGTGCTTTCTCTGGTTGGTGGCTTTAACTTTGTTCACAGCAAGTTTAACCGTGCGACTATGTCAGTGCGCCAAGTAGGTTCAAGTATCAAACCTTTCATCTACTCAGCGGCAATAAACAAAGGTCTCACTCTTGCTTCTCTAGTGAACGATGCGCCAATCAACAAATGGGATGCAGGTTCTGGTTCTGCATGGCGTCCAAAGAACTCACCACCAACATACGTGGGCCCTACTCGTCTGCGTATCGGTCTAGCACAGTCTAAAAACGTAATGGCAGTGCGTACTCTTCGTGAAGTTGGTTTGGACGAGACTCGTGAATATCTAACGCGTTTTGGCTTTGATATTGACGAAGTGCCACGTTCAGAGACCATCGCGCTTGGTGCAGGTAGCTTAACGCCAATGAAAGTGGCACAGGGTTACTCTGTATTTGCCAATGGCGGTTACTATGTAGAACCTTTCTACATTGACCATGTAGAAGACTCATTCGGTGAAGTGCTGTTTAAAGCAAACCCGAAAGTGATCTGTCAGCACGATTGCCCTCAAATGGAACAGCACGTTCCAGCTGAAGATAAGTTTGCTGCAGAGTTTGGTGAACAAGACGTAACGCCGGAAAACATCGCTCCAGACAACGCTCTAGAAAACGATACTCCGCAATACGCGAAACAAGTTATCTCAGCGCAAAACGCGTTCCTAATGCGTGAAATGATGTACAGCAACATCTGGGGTGGCGGTAGCTGGCGTGATGGCACAGGTTGGAACGGTACTGGCTGGCGTGCACAGAAACTTGAACGTCGCGATATCGGCGGTAAAACCGGTACAACCAACGACTCAAAAGATACTTGGTATAATGGTTACGGCCCTGGCATTGTGGCGATCGCATGGGTTGGTTTCGATGACCACTCTCGTACGCTTGGCCGCACAACCGTGAACAGTAACCTTGGTAAAGGCCAGATCTCTGGTGCAGAATCAGGTGCTAAGACGGCTGAGCCAGCTTGGATTGACTTCATGCATGCTGCTTTAGAAGGTAAACCACAGCAGAGCAAGAATATTCCAGATGATATCGTTCGTGTACGTATCGACCGTGATAGCGGCCTATTGACGCACAAAGTCGATGGCTCATCGATGTTCGAATACTTCGAGAAAGGTACAGAGCCAACTGAGTACGTCGGTAACAGTCTAGAAGACAGTATCTACTCTGGTGGCGGTGGCTCAGAAGAGCTGTTCTAG